A section of the Spirosoma pollinicola genome encodes:
- a CDS encoding RNA polymerase sigma factor: MLLSKIWLNSQQYDPAQGRLFTWLLTITRNVGLDELRARKVEQKRSVCSYDWTDEVSAPDLLEGTLTGSLISSLAPNYQAVVALMYYQGFTSQEAAKKLKLPLGTVKTRVRTALQQLRAQFNADIRQYQTVSSF, translated from the coding sequence ATGCTTTTATCAAAAATCTGGTTAAATAGCCAACAGTACGATCCTGCCCAGGGTCGGCTGTTCACCTGGTTGCTCACTATCACTCGCAATGTGGGCTTGGATGAACTGAGGGCCAGGAAAGTAGAGCAAAAGAGAAGCGTGTGTAGCTATGATTGGACCGATGAGGTAAGCGCACCTGATCTTCTGGAGGGTACGCTTACTGGATCCCTGATAAGCTCACTGGCGCCGAACTACCAAGCCGTGGTGGCGTTGATGTATTACCAGGGCTTCACCAGCCAGGAGGCAGCTAAAAAACTAAAGCTGCCGTTGGGGACGGTTAAGACGCGGGTACGTACCGCCTTACAACAATTGAGAGCGCAGTTTAACGCTGATATCCGGCAGTACCAGACGGTGAGTAGCTTCTAA
- a CDS encoding RNA polymerase sigma factor → MPLSRAHTNPLPYSHEGSGLVWSPRAKPFGKAPAIDGRLIPFTICLLNMNYISSTEDALVDALRNHQSADFSRLYRAYAPALYGVLLRMVNDPIRAEDLLQDAFIKNLVK, encoded by the coding sequence ATGCCTTTAAGTAGGGCCCATACTAATCCGCTCCCTTATAGCCATGAAGGGAGCGGATTAGTATGGAGCCCACGGGCTAAACCTTTCGGTAAAGCCCCAGCCATTGATGGCCGCTTGATTCCCTTCACCATTTGTTTACTCAACATGAACTACATTTCGTCTACGGAAGACGCCCTGGTTGATGCATTACGAAATCACCAGTCAGCCGATTTTTCCCGGCTTTATAGGGCTTACGCACCCGCTTTGTACGGCGTCCTGCTGCGGATGGTCAACGATCCGATTCGGGCCGAAGATTTACTCCAGGATGCTTTTATCAAAAATCTGGTTAAATAG
- a CDS encoding MFS transporter — protein sequence MGKTDIVLGGLDLGIHALLSTLYWGGFLVGRAISSFLGRISARTQLITTTTLATAFAVTAMLTQNLWLLVAIGLLHSSMWSCIYSLTIKGLNQYTSKASGIFISAVFGGAVFTLLQGGLADLLGSWRWTWLLTVFCEVVMLTYALYGSHVREKDLIH from the coding sequence GTGGGCAAAACAGATATCGTTCTGGGTGGACTCGATCTGGGCATTCATGCCCTGTTGTCGACGCTATACTGGGGCGGCTTTCTGGTAGGGAGAGCCATTTCCAGCTTTTTAGGGAGGATTTCGGCCCGGACGCAGTTGATTACCACAACCACGCTAGCTACGGCGTTTGCGGTTACCGCCATGCTTACCCAGAATTTGTGGTTGTTAGTGGCGATCGGATTACTGCATTCTTCGATGTGGAGCTGCATTTACTCACTAACGATAAAAGGGCTGAACCAATATACCTCAAAAGCATCCGGCATCTTTATTTCTGCCGTGTTCGGGGGAGCCGTTTTTACGCTGCTACAGGGAGGGCTAGCCGATTTATTGGGTTCCTGGCGGTGGACCTGGCTGCTTACCGTTTTTTGTGAAGTGGTGATGTTAACCTACGCCTTGTACGGATCTCATGTTCGAGAAAAAGATTTGATTCATTAG
- a CDS encoding ISAon1 family transposase N-terminal region protein: MESFLPIIQFLLPEFILENFELTSIDRLQGVFHVHIEEKNADQRDPERKNLLSKGFFPTITVQDFPIRGHQVFLH, encoded by the coding sequence TTGGAGAGTTTCTTACCCATCATCCAGTTCCTGTTGCCTGAGTTTATTCTGGAAAATTTCGAATTGACATCCATTGACCGGCTCCAGGGCGTCTTTCACGTTCATATCGAAGAGAAAAATGCCGATCAGCGGGATCCGGAACGTAAAAACCTACTCTCCAAAGGTTTCTTTCCGACTATCACGGTTCAAGATTTCCCCATTCGTGGGCACCAGGTTTTCCTCCACTAG
- a CDS encoding cellulase family glycosylhydrolase has protein sequence MKRLSFLVLLFISTISLAQQNTVLTRWSAAKANAWYAKEPFLVGSNYAPANAINELEMFQAENFDPATIDKELAMAESIGMNTMRVFLHDLLWQDAAGFTKRLDQFLTICAKHKIWPMLVLFDSCWDPYPKLGKQHEPTPGIHNSGWVQSPGADALSDVSQYPRLEAYVKGVVGAFKNDPRILAWDTWNEPDNANDNNYGQNYLKTELAKDRKIAIITRLLPQVFQWVRSAGATQPLTSGVWIYRSPDDWQNAAKWSPMEKVQFENSDIITFHQYSKPEDLEKVIPALQTFGRPIICTEYMARGVNSKFQTHLPIAKKAKIGMINWGFVAGKTQTFLPWDSWQKPYVNGREPAVWFHEVFKQDGTPVDPAEVTAIKQATGK, from the coding sequence ATGAAGCGTTTATCTTTTTTAGTGCTCCTGTTCATTTCCACGATTTCACTGGCCCAGCAGAACACTGTCCTTACGCGCTGGTCGGCGGCCAAGGCAAATGCCTGGTATGCCAAAGAACCGTTTCTGGTAGGGTCCAACTACGCCCCTGCCAATGCGATCAACGAACTGGAAATGTTTCAGGCCGAAAATTTCGACCCGGCAACGATTGATAAAGAACTGGCTATGGCCGAAAGCATTGGCATGAACACCATGCGGGTTTTTCTGCACGATCTACTCTGGCAGGACGCGGCCGGTTTTACCAAACGGCTCGATCAATTCCTGACGATCTGCGCTAAACACAAAATCTGGCCCATGCTGGTTTTGTTCGATTCCTGCTGGGACCCCTACCCAAAACTGGGCAAGCAGCACGAACCAACACCAGGCATCCACAATTCGGGCTGGGTGCAAAGTCCGGGGGCCGATGCCCTTTCGGATGTTTCACAATATCCACGGCTGGAAGCCTACGTAAAGGGCGTTGTTGGCGCATTCAAAAACGACCCTCGAATACTGGCCTGGGACACCTGGAACGAACCCGATAATGCCAACGATAACAATTACGGACAGAATTACTTAAAAACAGAATTGGCCAAAGACCGCAAGATCGCGATCATCACGCGGCTACTTCCGCAGGTATTCCAATGGGTACGGTCGGCGGGTGCTACCCAGCCCCTCACATCGGGCGTCTGGATTTATCGCTCCCCCGACGATTGGCAGAACGCAGCGAAATGGTCGCCCATGGAAAAAGTGCAGTTCGAGAATTCCGATATCATCACATTTCACCAGTACTCAAAACCAGAAGATCTGGAAAAGGTCATTCCAGCCTTACAAACCTTTGGCCGCCCAATCATCTGTACCGAATACATGGCGCGGGGTGTAAACAGCAAGTTTCAAACCCACCTGCCCATTGCTAAGAAAGCGAAAATTGGCATGATTAACTGGGGGTTTGTAGCGGGCAAAACACAAACGTTTTTACCCTGGGATAGCTGGCAGAAGCCGTATGTAAACGGTCGCGAACCGGCCGTCTGGTTTCACGAAGTATTTAAACAGGATGGAACACCCGTCGATCCGGCAGAAGTAACGGCAATAAAGCAGGCTACGGGAAAATAA
- a CDS encoding recombinase family protein, with translation MTKKQTISTLASGQTKYVAYYRVSIRAQGDSGLGLEAQRSSVAGYVKGSDRRAVILAEFTEIESSKNNQRVKLAEAIDRAKKENAMLVIAKLDPLSRNASFIFTLRDSGVNFQCVDMPDANTLTIGIFATLAQHERELISSRTKAALQAKIAQGATLGKPENMTFEAQAKGAAANRQRAIDNPESRKAEGLAKELRRGRKTYTEIADKLN, from the coding sequence ATGACAAAGAAACAAACAATCTCAACCTTGGCCAGCGGCCAAACTAAGTACGTAGCTTATTACCGGGTATCGATCAGGGCGCAGGGGGATTCCGGTTTAGGCTTAGAAGCACAGCGGTCCTCCGTGGCTGGCTACGTGAAAGGGTCGGACCGCCGAGCGGTTATACTTGCTGAGTTTACAGAAATCGAATCCAGCAAGAACAACCAGCGGGTAAAGCTGGCGGAGGCCATCGACCGGGCAAAGAAAGAAAACGCGATGTTGGTCATTGCCAAGCTGGACCCCTTGAGCCGTAACGCATCATTTATCTTCACGCTGAGGGATTCGGGCGTCAACTTTCAGTGTGTCGATATGCCCGATGCCAACACCTTAACCATTGGCATCTTTGCGACACTGGCGCAGCACGAAAGGGAACTCATCAGCTCACGCACCAAGGCGGCTTTGCAGGCAAAGATTGCCCAGGGAGCGACTTTGGGCAAACCTGAGAACATGACTTTCGAGGCTCAGGCAAAGGGAGCCGCAGCCAACCGGCAGCGGGCTATTGATAACCCCGAATCCCGCAAAGCGGAGGGCCTGGCTAAGGAGCTACGTAGGGGTAGAAAAACCTATACCGAAATAGCTGATAAACTCAACTAG